The Burkholderia ubonensis genome has a window encoding:
- the pcaC gene encoding 4-carboxymuconolactone decarboxylase has product MDDQQRYEAGMTVRRAVLGDAHVDRSIESRTEVTEEFQNLITRYAWGEIWTRDGLPRHTRSLLTIAMMVALNRGEELALHLRAARNNGVTRDEIKEVLLQTAIYCGVPAANSAFHLADRIFKEQDGAG; this is encoded by the coding sequence ATGGATGACCAGCAACGTTACGAAGCGGGGATGACGGTGCGCCGCGCGGTGCTCGGCGACGCGCACGTCGACCGTTCGATCGAGAGCCGCACCGAGGTAACCGAGGAATTCCAGAACCTGATCACGCGCTATGCATGGGGTGAGATCTGGACGCGCGACGGGCTGCCGCGCCACACGCGCAGCCTGCTGACGATCGCGATGATGGTCGCGCTGAACCGCGGCGAGGAACTTGCGCTGCATCTGCGCGCGGCGCGCAACAACGGCGTGACGCGCGACGAGATCAAGGAAGTGCTGCTGCAGACCGCGATCTACTGCGGCGTGCCGGCGGCGAACTCGGCGTTCCATCTCGCGGACAGGATCTTCAAGGAGCAGGACGGGGCGGGTTGA
- the pcaD gene encoding 3-oxoadipate enol-lactonase — translation MPFATVNGVQLHYRIDRAARDDAPWLVFSNSLGADLQMWAPQIRPLAQHFNILRYDTRGHGHSAAPAGSYTIDQLAGDVIGLLDHVGIARAHFCGISMGGLTGAALAARFPSRIGRAVLANTAAKIGSPEVWAPRAQKARTEGMAALADAVLPRWFTNAFVEREPRLIDAIRDTFVHTDKDGYAANCDALNAADLRDEVKGIALPVLVVTGTHDLSTPPDQGRALAAAIPGAKHVEFDAAHISNIECTDGFNRALLDFLTA, via the coding sequence TTGCCTTTCGCCACTGTCAACGGCGTGCAACTGCATTACCGGATCGATCGCGCCGCGCGCGACGACGCGCCGTGGCTCGTCTTCTCGAACTCGCTCGGCGCCGACCTGCAGATGTGGGCGCCGCAGATCCGCCCGCTCGCGCAGCACTTCAACATCCTGCGCTACGACACGCGCGGCCACGGCCATTCGGCCGCCCCGGCCGGCTCGTACACGATCGACCAGCTCGCGGGCGACGTGATCGGCCTGCTCGATCACGTCGGCATCGCCCGCGCGCACTTCTGCGGGATCTCGATGGGCGGCCTGACGGGCGCGGCGCTCGCCGCGCGCTTCCCGTCGCGAATCGGCCGCGCGGTGCTCGCGAACACCGCCGCGAAGATCGGCTCGCCGGAAGTGTGGGCGCCGCGCGCGCAGAAGGCGCGCACCGAAGGGATGGCCGCGCTTGCCGACGCGGTGCTGCCGCGCTGGTTCACGAATGCGTTCGTCGAGCGCGAGCCGCGCCTGATCGACGCGATCCGCGACACGTTCGTGCATACCGACAAGGACGGCTATGCGGCGAACTGCGACGCGCTGAACGCAGCCGACCTGCGCGACGAAGTGAAGGGCATCGCGCTGCCGGTGCTCGTCGTGACGGGCACGCATGACCTGTCGACGCCGCCCGACCAGGGCCGCGCGCTCGCGGCCGCGATTCCCGGCGCGAAGCACGTCGAATTCGACGCCGCGCACATCTCGAACATCGAGTGCACGGACGGCTTCAACCGCGCGCTGCTCGATTTCCTGACTGCCTGA
- a CDS encoding 3-oxoacid CoA-transferase subunit B, which yields MKRLTRDEMAKRVAQDIPEGAYVNLGIGVPTLVGNHLDPNKEIFLHSENGLLGMGPAPAPGDEDDELINAGKQHVTLLTGGAYFHHADSFAMMRGGHLDYCVLGAFQVSATGDLANWHTGAPDAIPAVGGAMDLAIGAKQVFVMMEHLTKQGESKIVAQCSYPVTGINCVSRVYTDLAVLDVTRDGLAVTEIFTDLSFDELQKLTGVPLIDATQKAAA from the coding sequence ATGAAACGACTGACCCGCGATGAAATGGCCAAGCGCGTCGCCCAGGACATTCCCGAAGGCGCGTACGTGAACCTCGGCATCGGCGTGCCGACGCTGGTGGGCAACCACCTCGATCCGAACAAGGAAATCTTCCTGCACAGCGAGAACGGCCTGCTCGGCATGGGCCCGGCGCCCGCGCCCGGCGACGAAGACGACGAGCTGATCAACGCGGGCAAGCAGCACGTGACGCTGCTCACGGGCGGCGCGTATTTCCACCACGCCGATTCGTTCGCGATGATGCGCGGCGGCCATCTCGACTATTGCGTGCTCGGCGCGTTCCAGGTGTCCGCGACGGGCGACCTCGCGAACTGGCACACCGGCGCGCCCGATGCGATTCCGGCCGTCGGCGGAGCGATGGACCTCGCGATCGGCGCGAAGCAGGTGTTCGTGATGATGGAGCACCTGACGAAGCAGGGCGAGAGCAAGATCGTCGCGCAATGCTCGTATCCGGTCACGGGCATCAACTGCGTGAGCCGCGTCTATACGGACCTCGCCGTGCTCGACGTGACGCGCGACGGCCTCGCGGTGACGGAGATCTTCACCGATCTGTCGTTCGACGAGCTGCAGAAGCTGACCGGCGTGCCGCTGATCGACGCGACGCAGAAGGCTGCGGCCTGA
- a CDS encoding 3-oxoacid CoA-transferase subunit A: protein MVNKIFESLQSAVADVHDGATIMIGGFGTAGMPSELIDALIEQGARDLTIVNNNAGNGETGLAALLKAKRVRKIICSFPRQSDSQVFDALYRAGEIELELVPQGNLAERIRAAGAGIGGFFTPTGYGTKLAEGKETREIDGRLYVLEKPIHADFALVKAYKGDRWGNLVYRKTARNFGPIMASAAKVSIVQVSEVVQLGGLNPEHIVTPGIFVQRIVEVPQAAHAAELAAERAVVSQAA from the coding sequence ATGGTCAACAAGATTTTCGAATCGCTTCAGTCGGCGGTCGCCGACGTTCACGACGGCGCGACGATCATGATCGGCGGCTTCGGCACGGCCGGCATGCCGTCCGAGCTGATCGACGCGCTGATCGAGCAAGGCGCGCGCGATCTGACGATCGTCAACAACAACGCGGGCAACGGCGAAACCGGCCTCGCGGCGCTGCTGAAGGCGAAGCGGGTGCGCAAGATCATCTGCTCGTTCCCGCGCCAGAGCGATTCGCAGGTGTTCGACGCGCTGTACCGCGCGGGCGAGATCGAGCTCGAGCTGGTGCCGCAGGGCAACCTCGCCGAGCGCATCCGCGCGGCGGGCGCGGGCATCGGCGGCTTCTTCACGCCGACCGGCTACGGCACGAAGCTTGCCGAAGGCAAGGAAACGCGCGAGATCGACGGCAGGCTCTACGTGCTCGAGAAGCCGATCCACGCGGATTTCGCGCTCGTGAAGGCGTACAAGGGCGACCGCTGGGGCAACCTCGTATACCGCAAGACCGCGCGCAACTTCGGGCCGATCATGGCCAGCGCGGCGAAGGTGTCGATCGTCCAGGTGTCGGAAGTCGTGCAGCTCGGCGGGCTGAACCCGGAGCACATCGTGACGCCGGGCATTTTCGTGCAGCGAATCGTCGAGGTGCCGCAGGCCGCGCATGCGGCCGAGCTGGCTGCCGAACGCGCCGTGGTGTCCCAAGCTGCCTGA
- the pobA gene encoding 4-hydroxybenzoate 3-monooxygenase: MRTQVAIIGAGPSGLLLSHLLRLQGVDSVLVEARSREYCENRIRAGVLEQGTVDTLNAAGLGSRMRREGLEHHGIELLFGGQRHRIDLTGLTGGRAITVYSQHEVVRDLIAAGVEHGHAMHFEVSDVALHDVDGDKPYVTFKHADGRADRIDCDYIAGCDGFHGIARQAIPAERQRTFERVYPYAWLGILADAAPSLDELVYAHHERGFALFSMRSPAVTRLYLQCRPDENVDEWSDARIWDELHTRFSNDTGWTPSEGRITQKSVTPMRSFVSETMQYGRLFLAGDAAHIVPPTGAKGMNLAVADVRALARALGARYRDGGAALLDAYSATCLDRIWRAEHFSYFMTNMLHPSEDDTPFVNRLKLAELKYVTRSRAAAQALAENYVGLPFDDETPEASRLDNALCTTL, from the coding sequence ATGCGCACCCAGGTCGCAATCATCGGCGCCGGCCCGTCCGGCCTTCTGCTTTCCCATCTGCTGCGCCTGCAAGGCGTCGATTCCGTGCTCGTCGAGGCGCGGTCGCGCGAATACTGCGAGAACCGGATCCGCGCCGGCGTGCTCGAGCAGGGCACGGTCGACACGCTGAATGCGGCCGGCCTCGGCAGCCGGATGCGCCGCGAAGGGCTCGAGCATCACGGCATCGAGCTGCTGTTCGGCGGCCAGCGTCACCGCATCGACCTGACCGGGCTGACCGGCGGGCGCGCGATCACCGTCTACAGCCAGCACGAAGTGGTGCGCGACCTGATCGCGGCCGGCGTCGAGCACGGCCATGCAATGCACTTCGAGGTGAGCGACGTCGCGCTGCACGACGTCGACGGCGACAAGCCGTACGTCACCTTCAAGCATGCGGACGGCCGCGCGGACCGCATCGACTGCGACTACATCGCCGGCTGCGACGGCTTCCACGGCATCGCGCGGCAGGCCATTCCCGCCGAACGGCAGCGTACGTTCGAGCGCGTGTACCCGTATGCGTGGCTCGGCATTCTCGCGGACGCGGCGCCGTCGCTCGACGAGCTCGTCTATGCGCATCACGAGCGCGGCTTCGCGCTGTTCTCGATGCGCTCGCCCGCCGTCACGCGCCTCTACCTGCAATGCCGGCCGGACGAGAACGTCGACGAATGGTCCGACGCGCGGATCTGGGACGAGCTGCACACGCGCTTCTCGAACGACACGGGCTGGACGCCGTCCGAGGGCCGGATCACGCAGAAAAGCGTGACGCCGATGCGCAGCTTCGTGTCGGAGACGATGCAGTACGGCCGCCTCTTCCTCGCCGGCGACGCCGCGCACATCGTGCCGCCGACCGGAGCGAAGGGGATGAACCTCGCGGTCGCCGACGTCCGCGCGCTGGCCCGCGCGCTCGGCGCGCGCTACCGGGATGGCGGCGCGGCGCTGCTCGACGCGTATTCGGCAACCTGCCTCGACCGCATTTGGCGCGCCGAGCATTTCTCCTACTTCATGACGAACATGCTGCACCCGTCCGAGGACGACACGCCGTTCGTCAATCGCCTGAAGCTCGCCGAACTCAAGTACGTGACGCGTTCCCGGGCCGCCGCCCAGGCGCTCGCGGAGAACTACGTCGGGCTGCCGTTCGACGACGAGACCCCCGAGGCATCCCGCCTTGACAACGCGCTGTGCACGACCCTATGA
- a CDS encoding LysR family transcriptional regulator, producing MDALDLNLIPYLVALDDTRNVSRAGDQLGVSQPRVSAALGRLREYFGDPLFVRTSRGMEPTPRALALLPAARDALAQIERGLVAPHDFDPATSTHTFSIALSDVGEIVFLPKLLQAFATRAPHANLRSASLSHDEVGRGLEAGSLDLAVGYFPDLDGNNFFQQRLFTHRFVCLMRRGHPLEQARPFTVEQYLACGHAVVRAEGRSQEVLEKYLAKQRMHRRAVLETPHFMSLPFILSRTDLIATVPHAIGYAYAAEHAFITPVEPPLALPHFDLKQHWHRKFHNDPRTAWLRGIVASLFNDEQDEWPK from the coding sequence ATGGATGCGCTCGATCTGAACCTGATTCCCTACCTCGTCGCGCTCGACGACACCCGCAACGTGAGCCGCGCCGGCGACCAGCTCGGCGTCAGCCAGCCGCGCGTGAGCGCGGCGCTCGGCCGCCTGCGCGAATATTTCGGCGATCCGCTGTTCGTGCGCACGTCGCGCGGCATGGAGCCGACGCCGCGCGCGCTGGCGCTGCTGCCCGCCGCGCGCGACGCGCTCGCGCAGATCGAGCGCGGCCTCGTCGCGCCGCACGACTTCGATCCGGCGACGAGCACGCATACGTTCTCGATCGCGCTGTCGGACGTCGGCGAGATCGTGTTCCTGCCGAAGCTGCTGCAGGCGTTCGCAACGCGCGCGCCGCATGCGAACCTGCGCTCGGCGTCGCTGTCGCATGACGAAGTCGGGCGCGGCCTCGAAGCCGGTTCGCTCGATCTCGCGGTCGGCTACTTCCCCGATCTGGACGGCAACAACTTCTTCCAGCAGCGGCTCTTCACGCACCGCTTCGTGTGCCTGATGCGGCGCGGCCATCCGCTCGAACAGGCGCGGCCGTTCACGGTCGAGCAGTACCTCGCGTGCGGGCATGCGGTGGTGCGAGCGGAGGGACGCAGCCAGGAAGTGCTCGAGAAATATCTCGCGAAACAGCGGATGCATCGGCGCGCGGTGCTCGAGACGCCGCACTTCATGAGCCTGCCGTTCATCCTGAGCCGCACCGACCTGATCGCGACGGTGCCGCACGCGATCGGCTACGCATATGCGGCCGAGCACGCGTTCATCACGCCCGTCGAGCCGCCGCTCGCGCTGCCGCACTTCGACCTGAAGCAGCACTGGCATCGCAAGTTTCACAACGACCCGCGCACCGCGTGGCTGCGCGGCATCGTCGCGTCGCTGTTCAACGACGAGCAGGACGAGTGGCCGAAGTGA
- the folE gene encoding GTP cyclohydrolase I FolE, which produces MGKKSSRPEPAASRPSRSEAEAAVRVLLRWAGDDPAREGLVDTPARVVRAYEEFFSGYAIEPRDILARTFSEVDGYDEMIVLKDIRFESYCEHHMVPIIGRAHVAYLPNHRVVGISKLARLVDAFAKRLQIQEKMTVQIADTLFDVLQPKGVGVILEAAHQCISTRGIHKPGVEMVTSRMLGTFRTDPSTRREFLSIVANPSSVNLTNT; this is translated from the coding sequence ATGGGTAAGAAATCCTCGCGGCCCGAACCGGCCGCGTCCCGGCCGAGCCGTTCGGAGGCCGAGGCAGCCGTCCGCGTGCTGCTGCGCTGGGCCGGCGACGATCCGGCGCGCGAAGGCCTCGTCGACACGCCGGCGCGCGTCGTGCGCGCGTACGAGGAGTTCTTCTCCGGCTATGCGATCGAACCGCGCGACATCCTCGCGCGCACGTTCAGCGAGGTCGACGGCTACGACGAGATGATCGTGCTGAAGGACATCCGCTTCGAAAGCTACTGCGAGCATCACATGGTGCCGATCATCGGCCGCGCGCACGTCGCGTACCTGCCGAATCACCGCGTCGTCGGCATCTCGAAGCTCGCGCGGCTCGTCGACGCATTCGCGAAGCGTCTGCAGATCCAGGAAAAGATGACCGTGCAGATCGCCGACACGCTGTTCGACGTGCTGCAGCCGAAAGGCGTCGGCGTGATTCTCGAAGCCGCGCACCAGTGCATCTCGACGCGCGGCATCCACAAGCCGGGCGTCGAGATGGTCACGTCGCGCATGCTCGGCACGTTCCGCACCGATCCGTCGACGCGGCGCGAATTCCTGTCGATCGTCGCGAATCCTTCTTCCGTGAACCTGACGAATACGTAA
- a CDS encoding SDR family NAD(P)-dependent oxidoreductase, which yields MEPTKQTADAPVVLVTGAARRAGRAFAEYFAAQGYRTAIHFDRSADAAHAAADAIAERGTDAVALQADLSDAAQVAALIDAVYARFGRLDVLVNNASVFWQDHFPSFDLAALDQAWAVNCRAPILLTRAFYERARAAGAQGVVVNVVDQKIKENFHRDHFSYTVAKAALGNLTQMLALSAAPVLRVNAVFPGLMLPSDDQTQADFEHASRASTPLARIAGPGDVARAILLLTGAAYNGVDFVVDAGQNLIRVDQDVLYKHRSPSGKR from the coding sequence ATGGAGCCTACGAAGCAGACGGCGGATGCGCCGGTGGTGCTCGTGACCGGCGCGGCGCGCCGGGCGGGGCGCGCATTCGCCGAGTATTTCGCCGCGCAAGGCTACCGCACCGCGATCCACTTCGACCGCTCGGCCGACGCCGCGCACGCGGCTGCCGACGCGATCGCCGAACGCGGGACGGACGCCGTGGCGCTGCAGGCGGACCTGTCGGACGCCGCGCAGGTGGCCGCGCTGATCGACGCGGTCTATGCGCGCTTCGGCCGCCTCGACGTGCTGGTCAACAACGCGTCGGTGTTCTGGCAGGACCACTTCCCGAGCTTCGACCTCGCCGCGCTCGACCAGGCGTGGGCCGTCAATTGCCGCGCGCCGATCCTGCTCACGCGCGCGTTCTACGAGCGGGCGCGCGCGGCGGGCGCGCAGGGCGTCGTCGTGAACGTGGTCGACCAGAAGATCAAGGAGAACTTTCATCGCGACCACTTCAGCTACACGGTCGCGAAGGCGGCGCTCGGCAACCTGACGCAGATGCTCGCGCTGTCGGCCGCGCCGGTGCTGCGCGTGAACGCGGTGTTTCCGGGCCTGATGCTGCCGAGCGACGACCAGACCCAGGCGGACTTCGAACACGCGAGCCGCGCGTCGACGCCGCTCGCGCGCATCGCGGGGCCGGGCGACGTCGCGCGCGCGATCCTGCTGCTGACCGGAGCCGCATACAACGGCGTGGATTTCGTCGTCGACGCGGGACAGAACCTGATCCGCGTCGATCAGGATGTGCTGTACAAGCACCGTTCGCCGTCAGGCAAGCGCTGA
- the epsC gene encoding serine O-acetyltransferase EpsC, giving the protein MSKSPARQWGLEEIVAGLRESREELHRTRHPRGIRELPSRDAICKIVTGLRASMFPTHYGAPDLTDETVDYYVGHTLESTLRVLSEQIRRALPFLPEHADTPAAELDERAFDIARKFGKQLPAIRALLVSDIQAAYAGDPAAQHITEILLCYPGVLAMMHHRLAHALHRLGVPLLARFINEIAHSATGIDIHPGAQIGPSFFIDHGTGVVIGETAIIGERVRVYQAVTLGAKSFPADGDGTLVKGNARHPIVEDDVVIYAGATILGRVTIGRGSVIGGNVWLTHSVPPGTSVAQSKAREGDRTEKP; this is encoded by the coding sequence ATGTCGAAATCGCCTGCCCGTCAGTGGGGCCTCGAAGAGATCGTCGCCGGTTTGCGCGAGTCGCGCGAGGAACTGCATCGCACGCGCCATCCGCGCGGCATCCGTGAACTCCCGTCCCGCGATGCGATCTGCAAGATCGTGACCGGCCTGCGCGCGTCGATGTTCCCGACGCATTACGGCGCGCCGGACCTGACCGACGAGACCGTCGACTATTACGTCGGCCATACGCTGGAGAGCACGCTGCGCGTGCTGTCCGAGCAGATCCGCCGCGCGCTGCCGTTCCTGCCCGAGCATGCGGATACGCCGGCCGCGGAACTCGACGAACGCGCGTTCGACATCGCGCGCAAGTTCGGCAAGCAGCTGCCGGCGATTCGCGCGCTGCTCGTCAGCGACATCCAGGCCGCGTATGCGGGCGATCCGGCCGCGCAGCACATCACGGAAATCCTGCTGTGCTACCCGGGCGTGCTGGCGATGATGCATCACCGGCTCGCGCATGCGCTGCATCGCCTCGGCGTGCCGCTGCTCGCCCGTTTCATCAATGAAATCGCGCATTCGGCCACCGGCATCGACATCCACCCGGGCGCGCAGATCGGGCCGAGCTTCTTCATCGACCACGGCACCGGCGTTGTGATCGGCGAGACGGCGATCATCGGCGAGCGCGTGCGCGTGTACCAGGCCGTCACGCTCGGCGCGAAGAGCTTCCCGGCCGACGGCGACGGCACGCTCGTCAAGGGCAATGCCCGGCACCCGATCGTCGAGGACGACGTGGTGATCTACGCGGGCGCGACGATTCTCGGCCGCGTGACGATCGGCCGCGGCTCGGTGATCGGCGGCAACGTGTGGCTCACGCACAGCGTGCCGCCCGGCACGAGCGTCGCGCAGAGCAAGGCGCGCGAGGGCGACCGCACGGAGAAGCCGTAA